AATAAGCTCCGCCACCTGTGACCGAAGGAGATCTCTCTCTTTTTTTCTGAGCCTACCGCGTGTATGTTGGCCAATTGGTTTTTTAAGTTTGACAACAACATCTTTTTTTAAGCCTGTTGATTGTGCAGCCCAAACCAAATCGCGAATCATTCTTTTAATGCGGTTTCTGTCTACTGCGCGTTTTGCCAATTTTTTAGCAACCGCAATTCCTAGATCAGGATCGGCACCATTTATAGCGCCCGCAGAATACATACCCCAATACAAGTTTGTTTTGG
This DNA window, taken from Polynucleobacter sp. MWH-UH25E, encodes the following:
- the rnpA gene encoding ribonuclease P protein component, with the protein product MNSARISELLKTRPKTNLYWGMYSAGAINGADPDLGIAVAKKLAKRAVDRNRIKRMIRDLVWAAQSTGLKKDVVVKLKKPIGQHTRGRLRKKERDLLRSQVAELI